The Helianthus annuus cultivar XRQ/B chromosome 16, HanXRQr2.0-SUNRISE, whole genome shotgun sequence genome includes a window with the following:
- the LOC110917115 gene encoding integrin-linked protein kinase 1: MQELENGVEPNVGDYDKRTALHLAACEGCTEIVLLLLEKGADVNSTDRWGRTPLSDARGVGHKEICKILEAHGGIDPVLADSQTPCYLIDYNEVTLKGAILIGEGAYGEVYKVKWRGTEVAAKTIRSSIASNEKVRKAFLKELALWQKLRHPNIVQFLGVLKDSDRLIFLTEYLKNGSLYDILKKRGRLEPLTAVSYALDIARGMTYLHHHKPHAIIHRDLTPRNVLQDEAGRLKVTDFGLSKIAQEKDVYGYKMTGGTGSYRYMAPEVYRRESYGKSVDVFSFALIVHEMFQGRPSNSEEPPEHVADQRAYEDSRPPLSSYLYPEPVRMLLKRCWHRNPDMRPKFEDIITELEIILDNAQTKAGVGLCRTCAIL, translated from the exons ATGCAAGAGCTTGAAAATGGTGTAGAACCCAATGTAGGAGATTACGATAAACGGACAGCACTTCATTTAGCAGCCTGTGAAGGTTGTACCGAAATTGTTCTTTTACTTCTTGAGAAAGGGGCGGATGTCAACTCTACTGACCGATGGGGTCGTACT CCACTTTCGGATGCACGTGGCGTAGGTCACAAGGAAATTTGCAAAATCCTTGAGGCGCATGGAGGAATTGATCCG GTTTTAGCTGATTCTCAGACTCCATGTTACCTGATTGATTACAATGAAGTTACATTGAAAGGAGCAATTCTTATTGGCGAA GGTGCATACGGTGAAGTTTATAAAGTAAAATGGCGTGGTACAGAAGTTGCTGCAAAGACGATCCGCTCTTCAATTGCATCAAATGAGAAAGTGAG GAAAGCGTTTCTGAAGGAACTTGCGTTATGGCAAAAGTTGCGCCACCCGAACATAGTGCAATTTCTTGGCGTTCTGAAAGACTCGGACCGCCTCATTTTCTTAACTGAATATCTAAAAAAT GGAAGTTTGTACGATATTCTAAAAAAGAGAGGAAGACTTGAACCGTTGACTGCCGTGTCTTATGCTTTGGATATCGCAAG GGGTATGACTTATCTTCATCACCATAAACCGCATGCTATAATTCACAGGGATTTGACCCCAAG AAATGTATTGCAAGATGAAGCTGGGCGTCTCAAAGTTACGGACTTTGGCTTGAGCAAAATTGCACAGGAGAAGGATGTTTACGGCTACAAAATGACCGGAGGAACTGGATCAT ATCGATACATGGCTCCTGAAGTATATCGTAGGGAATCTTACGGCAAGAGCGTTGATGTTTTCTCGTTTGCCTTGATTGTCCACGAA ATGTTTCAGGGCCGGCCATCTAATAGCGAAGAGCCACCAGAACATGTAGCGGACCAACGAGCATATGAGGACTCACGCCCACCACTATCTTCGTATTTATACCCTGAACCTGTGAGGAT GCTTCTAAAAAGATGTTGGCACCGGAATCCTGATATGAGGCCAAAGTTTGAAGACATCATAACAGAACTTGAAATTATTTTGGATAATGCACAAACAAAGGCGGGCGTTGGATTATGCCGTACCTGTGCAATCTTATGA